In candidate division KSB1 bacterium, one DNA window encodes the following:
- a CDS encoding BlaI/MecI/CopY family transcriptional regulator, translating to MQQEEERVNNKTNVRRLTEAEWEVMEAIWALGGAPSVRDVLEYAYPGGEKAYTTVQTIMNNLVAKGFLRQKKVGLVNFYRPTISRNKAIERETSHLVTKVFRGSFGALAHFLINSDSLNAQEIATIRQLIAEKERELERQ from the coding sequence ATGCAACAGGAGGAAGAGCGAGTGAACAACAAGACCAACGTCCGCAGGCTTACCGAAGCGGAATGGGAGGTCATGGAAGCCATCTGGGCTTTGGGCGGTGCGCCGAGCGTACGAGACGTGCTCGAGTACGCCTACCCCGGCGGGGAAAAGGCCTACACGACGGTGCAAACCATCATGAACAACCTGGTAGCAAAAGGATTTCTTAGACAGAAAAAGGTGGGACTCGTCAACTTCTACCGGCCCACTATTTCAAGGAACAAAGCCATCGAGCGCGAGACCTCGCATCTGGTAACAAAGGTCTTTCGCGGCTCCTTTGGGGCTCTCGCCCACTTTCTGATCAACTCTGACTCTTTGAACGCCCAAGAGATCGCCACGATCCGCCAGCTTATTGCCGAGAAGGAACGAGAGCTTGAGCGACAGTAG